The region GGCTTCACCGCGGTCTTCGTCTCCGGGGGCGCGCTCTTCGGCAACTTCGGCTGGACCCTCCAGGAGCACAAGGAGACCATCTCCAAGATTCTCGGGGTCGTCACGGTCGTGATGGGCCTCGCCTTCATGGGGGTGCTGGGGGGCTTCGGGCAGCGGGAGTTCCGCTTTCACATCAAGCCCACGCTGGGGCTCGCGGGGGCGCCGGTGCTGGGCGCCCTGTTCGGCGTCGGCTGGACGCCGTGCCTGGGGCCGACGCTCACCGCCGTCAACGCCCTGGCGTTCAATGAGGCGAGCGCGGGGCGCGGGGCCCTGCTCACCGCCGCGTACTGCGTGGGGCTCGGGCTGCCCTTCGTGGTGGTCGCCGTGGCCTACCGCCGGGCCCTGGGCGCCTTCGGCTGGGTCAAGCGGCACTACGTCTGGGTGATGCGAGCCGGGGGCGGCATGCTCGTCCTCCTGGGGGTGCTGCTGCTCACCGGTATCTGGGACACCATGATGGGCTCCATGCAGACCTGGGCTCAGGGCTTCAACGTTGGGATCTGACTGATGTCCACCACCGATACCGACACCGCGGCCGGCCAGGAGGCGCC is a window of Streptomyces violaceusniger Tu 4113 DNA encoding:
- a CDS encoding cytochrome c biogenesis CcdA family protein, translated to MSTLAAATDPNQTVLTGALLLALPVALLGGLVSFFSPCVLPLVPGYMSYVTGVTGTDLAEAKRGRMVAGASLFVLGFTAVFVSGGALFGNFGWTLQEHKETISKILGVVTVVMGLAFMGVLGGFGQREFRFHIKPTLGLAGAPVLGALFGVGWTPCLGPTLTAVNALAFNEASAGRGALLTAAYCVGLGLPFVVVAVAYRRALGAFGWVKRHYVWVMRAGGGMLVLLGVLLLTGIWDTMMGSMQTWAQGFNVGI